A genomic window from Salvia splendens isolate huo1 chromosome 11, SspV2, whole genome shotgun sequence includes:
- the LOC121754718 gene encoding uncharacterized protein LOC121754718: protein MGKPSQEPQGSMEDVNYVNQGGNNGYYNNPRLNFHGGGYNQYGNTGHPNLSYENPNNALQPPPGFTVTDGVINDPKKMTTKDILKSFMLQSNKLMEQNNQRMEKVEKDLQSIVTHLKFVDTQLSQIAQAVSMNHTPGQFPGQPNENSKGCMAIHLRNGKTYEGPSLSETTKDAILEPKAAVAEKLKGKITEQRDIGGTSGVKVPLPEALKQKTKKDEQFARFLDIFRKVHVNIPLIEALQQMPKYGKFLKEVIAQKTSWGQVDTINLTENCSALLQRKLPAKLKDPGSFTVDCLIGGYKVENALCDLGASINLMPLSVFKQINIGTLKPTSATLQMADRSVVYPKGIVEDLLIKVGEFIFPIDFMVLDMEEDNGVPLLPGRPFLATAEANINVKKGELTIFMGEESQTFSHKPRSMDGRTEECKVVRLKHQVTTEEGGSSAVRKVKQKDFYELHMEMMASTDSEPITWIDADHSRPSPVHAVITTEPPRMGGAYPERA, encoded by the exons ATGGGGAAACCTTCTCAAGAGCCCCAAGGAAGTATGGAGGACGTGAACTATGTGAATCAAGGGGGCAACAACGGGTACTACAATAATCCACGCCTCAACTTTCATGGTGGAGGATATAATCAGTACGGGAACACGGGGCATCCCAATCTCTCTTATGAGAACCCCAATAATGCTCTGCAACCACCCCCAGGGTTCACAGTTACTGATGGAGTGATTAATGATCCGAAGAAAATGACCACTAAAGATATACTCAAGTCTTTCATGCTACAGTCCAACAAGCTCATGGAGCAGAACAATCAAAGGATGGAGAAAGTTGAGAAAGATTTGCAAAGTATAGTCACACATCTGAAGTTCGTAGACACACAGCTGAGCCAGATTGCTCAGGCTGTGAGTATGAACCACACGCCTGGGCAGTTCCCAGGCCAGCCAAATGAGAATTCGAAAGGATGTATGGCCATCCATCTGAGGAATGGCAAGACGTATGAAGGCCCATCTCTGTCTGAGACCACGAAGGACGCTATTCTTGAGCCTAAGGCTGCCGTGGCAGAGAAACTGAAGGGCAAGATAACTGAACAAAGAGACATTGGAGGCACTTCTGGAGTGAAGGTGCCCTTACCTGAAGCACTGAAGCAGAAGACAAAGAAGGATGAACAGTTTGCTCGATTCCTAGATATATTCAGGAAGGTGCACGTGAACATCCCACTGATTGAGGCACTACAGCAGATGCCGAAGTATGGGAAGTTTCTGAAGGAGGTGATAGCCCAGAAGACCAGTTGGGGGCAGGTAGACACTATTAATCTAACTGAAAATTGCAGTGCTCTGCTGCAAAGGAAACTGCCGGCCAAGCTGAAGGATCCTGGAAGTTTCACTGTCGACTGCCTCATTGGGGGCTATAAGGTGGAGAATGCTCTCTGCGATCTAGGCGCGAGCATTAATCTAATGCCACTATCGGTATTCAAGCAAATTAACATTGGTACTTTGAAGCCCACCTCAGCCACACTACAGATGGCAGACAGATCTGTCGTGTATCCAAAGGGCATCGTGGAAGACCTACTGATTAAGGTCGGGGAATTTATTTTTCCCATCGACTTTATGGTCTTGGACATGGAAGAAGACAATGGAGTCCCCCTACTGCCAGGACGTCCCTTCCTTGCCACTGCTGAGGCAAATATAAACGTGAAAAAGGGAGAGTTGACAATCTTCATGGGAGAAGAAAGTCAAACGTTTTCCCACAAACCGAGAAGCATGGATGGAAGAACTGAGGAGTGCAAGGTGGTGCGTCTGAAGCACCAAGTGACTACTGAAGAAGGAGGATCGAGTGCAGTCAGAAAAGTGAAGCAGAAGGACTTTTATGAGCTTCACATGGAGATGATGGCTTCCACTGACTCGGAGCCAATAACATGGATCGATGCAGACCACAGTCGCCCTTCACCGGTGCACGCGGTGATCACTACTGAACCCCCTAGGATGGGGG GAGCCTATCCCGAGAGAGCCTGA